Proteins encoded within one genomic window of Triticum aestivum cultivar Chinese Spring chromosome 2D, IWGSC CS RefSeq v2.1, whole genome shotgun sequence:
- the LOC123049256 gene encoding reticulon-like protein B8 isoform X1: MAEHSENAAENMMSGIMDAIADKIPKQKSVRFDDEGSISGQAKKLFGGHKSVHHVLGGGKSADVLLWRNKKISSSVLAVATAAWVFFEWLDYHFLTIVSFVLVLGMVVQFGWSSFAGMLNGSPSNVPRLELPEELFANIGVAVGAQVNKFLGSLQDVSCGRDLKQFLMVVAGFIVTAFIGSWFSLITVIYIGFVCAHTLPVFYERYHDQVDEVLYNMLGLIGSQYQKLDKGVLSKMPKGNLKFRKSQ, encoded by the exons ATGGCAGAGCACTCTGAGAATGCGGCAGAGAACATGATGAGCGGCATCATGGACGCCATTGCCGACAAGATCCCCAAGCAAAAGTCTGTCAGGTTCGACGATGAGGGCTCCATCTCCGGCCAAGCCAAGAAGCTCTTTGGCGGCCACAAGTCTGTTCACCACGTCCTCGGCGGTGGAAAAT CCGCTGATGTGCTACTGTGGAGGAACAAGAAGATCTCATCCAGCGTTCTTGCTGTTGCAACAGCTGCCTGGGTCTTCTTCGAGTGGCTCGACTACCATTTCTTGACCATCGTATCATTTGTGCTTGTTCTTGGCATGGTTGTCCAGTTCGGATGGTCCAGCTTCGCAGGCATGCTCAATGG GTCTCCCTCTAACGTGCCCCGTTTGGAGTTACCGGAAGAGCTGTTTGCAAACATCGGCGTAGCTGTCGGCGCCCAGGTGAACAAATTCTTGGGAAGCCTTCAGGATGTGTCTTGTGGAAGAGACCTGAAGCAGTTCCTCATG gtgGTCGCCGGGTTCATTGTCACCGCTTTCATCGGGAGCTGGTTCAGTCTCATCACCGTCATCTACATCG GGTTTGTGTGTGCACACACTCTACCAGTGTTCTATGAGAGGTATCATGATCAAGTCGATGAGGTGCTGTACAACATGCTTGGGTTGATTGGGAGTCAGTACCAGAAGCTTGACAAGGGCGTCTTGAGCAAGATGCCTAAAGGGAACCTCAAGTTCAGGAAGAGCCAGTAG
- the LOC123049256 gene encoding reticulon-like protein B8 isoform X2 has protein sequence MAEHSENAAENMMSGIMDAIADKIPKQKSVRFDDEGSISGQAKKLFGGHKSVHHVLGGGKSADVLLWRNKKISSSVLAVATAAWVFFEWLDYHFLTIVSFVLVLGMVVQFGWSSFAGMLNGSPSNVPRLELPEELFANIGVAVGAQVNKFLGSLQDVSCGRDLKQFLMVVAGFIVTAFIGSWFSLITVIYIVLCCRVCVCTHSTSVL, from the exons ATGGCAGAGCACTCTGAGAATGCGGCAGAGAACATGATGAGCGGCATCATGGACGCCATTGCCGACAAGATCCCCAAGCAAAAGTCTGTCAGGTTCGACGATGAGGGCTCCATCTCCGGCCAAGCCAAGAAGCTCTTTGGCGGCCACAAGTCTGTTCACCACGTCCTCGGCGGTGGAAAAT CCGCTGATGTGCTACTGTGGAGGAACAAGAAGATCTCATCCAGCGTTCTTGCTGTTGCAACAGCTGCCTGGGTCTTCTTCGAGTGGCTCGACTACCATTTCTTGACCATCGTATCATTTGTGCTTGTTCTTGGCATGGTTGTCCAGTTCGGATGGTCCAGCTTCGCAGGCATGCTCAATGG GTCTCCCTCTAACGTGCCCCGTTTGGAGTTACCGGAAGAGCTGTTTGCAAACATCGGCGTAGCTGTCGGCGCCCAGGTGAACAAATTCTTGGGAAGCCTTCAGGATGTGTCTTGTGGAAGAGACCTGAAGCAGTTCCTCATG gtgGTCGCCGGGTTCATTGTCACCGCTTTCATCGGGAGCTGGTTCAGTCTCATCACCGTCATCTACATCG TGCTCTGTTGCAGGGTTTGTGTGTGCACACACTCTACCAGTGTTCTATGA